A region of Sugiyamaella lignohabitans strain CBS 10342 chromosome A, complete sequence DNA encodes the following proteins:
- the MRPL49 gene encoding mitochondrial 54S ribosomal protein YmL49 (Mitochondrial ribosomal protein of the large subunit; GO_component: GO:0005762 - mitochondrial large ribosomal subunit [Evidence IPI] [PMID 12392552]; GO_component: GO:0005762 - mitochondrial large ribosomal subunit [Evidence IDA] [PMID 9151978]; GO_component: GO:0005739 - mitochondrion [Evidence IEA,IEA]; GO_component: GO:0005739 - mitochondrion [Evidence IDA] [PMID 16823961]; GO_component: GO:0030529 - ribonucleoprotein complex [Evidence IEA]; GO_component: GO:0005840 - ribosome [Evidence IEA]; GO_function: GO:0003735 - structural constituent of ribosome [Evidence IPI] [PMID 12392552]; GO_function: GO:0003735 - structural constituent of ribosome [Evidence IDA] [PMID 9151978]; GO_process: GO:0032543 - mitochondrial translation [Evidence IC] [PMID 12392552]; GO_process: GO:0032543 - mitochondrial translation [Evidence IC] [PMID 9151978]), translating to MISRLTRLAGSANALLVRQPAGVSSGSLLKAQKFAFSSSPASLFTRSAGVQNGLGTSTRTSAGSNVSWPESQQHENQQETTEELEQFTQQTGGIETGISPLVLSSEALVKRRFRYTKPADITPLKEASALYATIHMYDRKFLVTEGDNILLPVSLSEAKVGDVLNFDQVSVIGSRDYTLTGNPRIDSNVFSIKGVVVESTRVKRSVFSKSKRRRRHVRHVVAKNALTVIRISELRVNQDYGSTKG from the coding sequence ATGATCTCGAGACTGACGCGATTAGCGGGGTCGGCCAACGCACTGCTGGTGCGACAGCCTGCGGGGGTTAGTTCTGGAAGTTTGTTAAAGGCCCAAAAATTCGCATTTTCGTCGAGTCCAGCGTCGCTGTTCACCAGATCAGCTGGTGTTCAGAATGGTCTTGGAACTAGTACTAGGACGAGTGCCGGCTCGAATGTTAGCTGGCCGGAATCACAACAGCATGAGAATCAGCAGGAAACGACTGAAGAGCTCGAACAATTTACACAACAGACAGGCGGAATCGAGACTGGCATCTCGCCTCTAGTGCTGTCGTCAGAAGCGCTTGTGAAAAGACGATTCAGATACACCAAGCCAGCAGATATCACGCCGTTGAAAGAGGCCTCAGCTTTATATGCCACAATTCACATGTACGACCGGAAATTTCTGGTCACTGAAGGCGATAATATCCTACTCCCAGTATCACTGAGCGAGGCCAAAGTGGGCGACGTGCTGAATTTCGACCAGGTCTCGGTTATTGGCTCTCGCGACTACACATTGACCGGCAACCCACGCATCGATTCGAATGTCTTCTCAATCAAAGGTGTTGTTGTCGAGAGCACCCGGGTCAAGCGCTCGGTGTTCAGCAAATCCAAACGACGCAGAAGGCATGTCCGCCACGTGGTCGCCAAAAATGCGCTCACTGTCATCCGCATCTCTGAGCTCCGGGTCAACCAGGACTACGGCTCAACTAAAGGTTAA